The segment CAGCGGATCCACCGAGGCGACGGTGTGCGCGAACAGGCGGGAGGTCTCCATCAACTCGGCGGCGACCACGAAGTTCGGCGGCTTGTTCGCGAGGAACGAGCCGGGGAAGATCGAGAACTTGGTGCCGCGGGTGCCGAGGAACTCGCGGGTGTCACCCTGCTTGACGCCGACATTGGTGAGCAGGCCGGACAGCACGCTGCGGTGGATGGCGGCGGGGTCCACCGCGGTCGTGGGTGTCTGCCAGCGGAGGTCGCGCACGGTGCGGGAGAGCTGTCGATGGAGGTCCAGCCACTCCCGGATACGCAGGTAGTGCAGGAACTCGCGACCGCACATCTTGCGGAACTGGTTGCCGGACAGGGCCTTCCGCTGCTCGGCGAGGTACTCCCAGAGCTTCACCTGGCCCAGGAACTCCGATCCGGGGACGGCGTGCCTGCGGTGGGCGGCGGTCGCGGCGTCGCGCTTGTCGGTGGGGAACTCGCGCACGTCCGGCAGGGCGAGCGCGGCGGCGATGACGAGCATGTGGTCCAGGCAGCCGTTGTCGTGCCCGGCCACCAGCATCCGGCCGAGCCGCGGCTCGACGGGCAGGCGCGCCAGTTCCTTGCCGACCTTCGTGAGCCTCGCCGTCGCGGAGTCGGTGTCGGTGACCGCACCCAGCTCGGACAGCAGCATCATGCCGTCGCGGATCGCGCGCGGGTCCGGCGGCTGGACGAACGGGAAGTCGGTCACGTCGCCCAGCCGCAGCGACAGCATCGACAGGATCACCGCGGCGAGGTTGCTGCGCAGGATCTCGGGATCGGTGTACTCGGGGCGGGCGTCGAAATCGTCCTCGGAGTACAGGCGGATGCAGATGCCGGGAGCGACGCGACCGCAGCGACCGGCGCGCTGGCGGGCACTGGCCTGCGACACCCGTTCCACCGGCAGGCGCGTGACCTTGGTGCGCGTGGAGTACCGGGAGATGCGCGCCGTGCCGGTGTCGATCACGTAGCGGATCCCGGGCACGGTCAGCGACGTCTCGGCGACGTTGGTCGCGAGGACGATCCGGCGGCCGTTCGAGGGCGAGAACACCTTCTGCTGCTCGGCGACCGACAGACGCGCGAACAGCGGCACGATGTCGGCGTCGGACCGGCGCTTCAGGGCGTCGGCGGTGTCGCGGATGTCGCGCTCGGTCGGCAGGAAGACCAGGATGTCGCCGCGACCGTGAGACCACAGCTCGCCGACGGCGGCGTCGATCGCCGCGATCTGATCGAGGTCGTCGTGGTCGGAGTCGTCGGTCTCCCGGGGACGGTAGCGGACCTCCACCGGATAGGTGCGTCCCGAGACCTCCAGGATCGGCACGGTCTCGTCGGCCTGGGCGAAGTGCTTCGCGAAGCGGTCGGGCTCGATCGTCGCAGACGTGATGATGAGTTTCAGGTCGGGTCGCCGGGGCAGCAGGCGCTTGAGGTAACCGAGCAGGAAGTCGATGTTGAGGCTGCGTTCGTGCGCCTCGTCGATGATGATCGTGTCGTAGCCGCGGAGCTGCGGATCCCGGCCGATCTCGCGGAGCAGGATGCCGTCGGTCATCACCTTGATCCGGGTGTCCTTGCCGACCTTGTCGGAGAAGCGGACCTGGTAGCCGACGGCGGCACCGAGTTCGGTGCCGAGCTCGTCGGCGATTCGCTTGGCGACCGACGTGGCCGCGATGCGGCGCGGCTGCGTGTGACCGATCGACGTGCGGCCCAGCTCCAGGCAGATCTTCGGCAGCTGGGTGGTCTTGCCCGAGCCCGTCTCACCCGCGATGACCACCACCTGATGTGCGGAGATCGCCGCCGCGATCTCGTCGCGACACTCGCTGACGGGAAGTTCTGGGGGATAGGTGATGGTCAGGGTCGAGATCGACTCGGCCGCGAGAATCGGTTCAGACATGATGACAGTGATTCTACGTCCGGGGAAGAATGGCCTCATGACACCCGAGCCCGAGAACCGTGCGCCCCTACGCCTGTCGACCGTGCTGGAGCCGGTCGGCCCGGCGACCGCCGTCGAACTGTCCGACGACCAGGTGGATCAGCTCGGCGGTGGTCGGCGCGCGGCAGTCGTGGTGACGATCGGGGACCGCAGTGCGCGACTGCGGTTGGCCCGGATGGGCGGAGCCAACCTGATCGGGTTGTCGAAGGCGGCGCGGGCGGAACTCGGTGTGCAGATCGGCGATCGGATCGACGCCGTGATCGCCCTCGACACCGCGGAGCGGTCCGTCGACGTTCCCGCGCAGCTCACGGCTGCGCTCGACGAGGCAGGCGTGCGTCCCGCGTTCGACGGGCTGTCGTACACGCGGCGTAAGGAGCTCGCGAAGGGCGTCGCCGATGCGAAGCGCGCGGACACGGTGGAGCGCCGCATCCGTGCGGCCGTCGAGGAGGCAGGGGCGGCGGCGCGCATCGTGTCGGCCGAGCGGGTGGTCGCGGCACCGCGGTCGACGATCTTCGAGTTGATCGCCGACCCGGCACGACAGCCCGAGTGGGACGGCAACGACAACCTGGCGTCCGCCGACGCCGGCCAGCGGGTGCACGCCGTCGGGGACGTCTTCACCATGCACCTCACCAAGACCGGGGCCGTGCGGGAGAACCGGATCGTCGAGTTCGACGAGGGACGGCTGATCGCCTGGAACCCTTCCGAGGTCGGCGGCGTGCCGCCCGGGCACCTCTGGCGGTGGGAGCTCGTCGACGACGCCGCAGGCACCCGCGTGGTCCACACCTACGACTGGTCCGAGCTGCACGATCCCAAACGCGAGGTCCGGGCGCGGGCGACGACCGCGGACAAGCTGCGGGCGTCGATCGACCGGCTCGCGGCGCTCGCCGAAGGAGGGGCGCGATGACCGCGGACGACGATCGCCCCGAACTGCGCCCGCGGGACCGGATCCGCCGACGGTTGCCGCGCCCCGCGGAGGTCGCGCCGCTGCTGAAGTTCCGCACCCCCGAACTGAACGCTCGGCGCCGTCGACTCGCGTCGGCGCACACGATCGACGATCTCCGGACGATCGCTCGTCGGCGCACCCCGCGAGCCGTGTTCGACTACGTCGACGGCGGCGCCGAGCAGGAGATCAGCATGGCGCGGGCGCGCCGAGCCTTCGACGACCTCGAATTCCATCCGCGCGTGCTCCGCGACGTGAAGGAGGTCGACACGTCGACGACCGTGCTCGACGGTCCGTCGGCGCTGCCGCTGGTCTTCGCGCCCACCGGTTTCACCCGCATGATGAATCACGAGGGCGAGGTGGCGGTGGCCCGCGCCGCGGCCCGCGCAGGCATCCCGTACACGCTGTCGACGATGGGCACCACCGACATGGAGGAGGTGCGCGCTGCTGCGCCGTCGGCACGACACTGGTTCCAGCTGTACCTGTGGAAGGACCGGGCCGCAGGGGAGCAGTTGATCGGCCGGGCGAGTGCGGCCGGCTACGAGGCCCTCATGCTGACCGTCGACACCCCGATCGGCGGCGCTCGCATGCGGGACGTGCGGAACGGTCTGACGATCCCGCCGACGCTCACGGCGAAGTCGTTCGCAGGCATGGTGATCCACCCCGCCTGGTGGATCAGCGTCCTGACCACCGAGCCCCTCGAGTTCGCGGCGCTCAGCACCTTCAGCGGCACCGTCGAGGAGCTCATCGGCAGGATGTTCGATCCGACGGTCACCGTCGACGACCTCGACTGGCTGCGCGACGAATGGCCCCGCAAGCTCGTCGTCAAGGGCATCCAGAGCGTCGAGGACGCGCGGATGGTCGTCGAGCACGGCGCCGACGCGATCGTCCTGTCGAACCACGGCGGACGTCAGCTCGACCGCGCACCGACGCCGCTGGAGCTGCTTCCGCGCGTCGTCGACGAAGTCGGCGATCGCTGCGAGGTCCTCATCGACACCGGTGTCCGCACCGGAGCCGACCTCGTCGCGGCGCGCGCCCTCGGTGCGACGGCCGCGATGGTCGGACGGCCGTACCTCTACGGCCTGATGGCCGCGGGGGAGCCCGGCGTCGACCGGACCCTGGAGATCCTCCGCGTCGAGTACGAGCGCACCCTGCGTCTGCTGGGCCTGCCGTCGACCGCCGCGATCGGCCGGGAACAGGCGTCGCTCCGGTCTCGCTGAATCCGTTCCCGTTAAATCCGTTGCAGGCCGCTGACGTGCGGCGTAGCGTTCGAGTCGTCAACGGGAAGGAGGTGGTCCGAGTAATGGTTTCATTCAGGACTGAGGAGGTGGCCGCCGGCTGACTGACAGATTCTGTCAGGCGACGGTCGCCCACCTGAAGTAGCGGCAGGCCCCGGAATCGGTGACGTTCACCGACCGGGGCCTGTTCGCGTTCTCAGCGAGGGGGAGACGTCTTGACGTCGGGAACCTCGCCGGGCCGGCATCGCCGTCGGACTGCGCAGCGACCTGGACTGCGGTGACCGAGGCGTCCGTCACCGGTAGGACGGAGCCGACAGCCAGTCGTACCGTCGGTGCCGCGTTCGCGTCGAGACGCCACAGCGCAGCCCGGCGAAATGCCGTATCCGCGTAACTCCCCGTCAGAAGCTGTATTCAGAACACCGCTTCTGACGGGGAGTTACGCGGATCCTGTACGAAGCGGCGAGCGCAGCCGAATGCAGAGTGCCCCACCGGAATACCGGTGGGGCACTTGACCTCTGGGCTGCAGAGCTCTCAGGCGCTGGAGCTGCTAGACGCCCGCGGTGGCGAGGGCCTCGGCGGCGGTGATCGCCTGGCCGACGCCGGCGACGATCGACGCGACCTTGAGGGCCTCGAAGACCACCTCGCGCGACTGGCCGCCCTCGCGGACGACGTTCTCGTGCGCGCCGACGCAGTGCTCACAACCGTTGATGGCGGAGACGGCGAGCGACCACAGCTCGAAGTCGACCTTGTCGACGCCGGGGTTGCCGATGATGTTCATCCGCAGGCCCGGACGCAGGTCGTCGTACTTGCCGTCGAGGAAGCCGCGACCGCGGTAGAACACGTTGTTCATGCCCATGATCGACGCGGCGCCGAGAGCGGCGTTGTAGGCCTCGGCCGACAGGGTGTCGGCGGCCTCGTCGGCGATCTCACGCAGCACCGTGGCGTTGCGGGTCGCTGCGGCGGTGGCCAGCAGGGTGCCCCACAGCTGCTGCTCGTTCAGCACGGTGGTGCGGCTGATCGAACCGAGGTTCAGCTTCAGGTCCTTGGCGTACTCGGGAAGAGCGTTCTTCAGGTTGTCGATGCTCATCGATCAGACACCCGCGCTCATGAGCTCGCCGGCGTTGATGGTCGGGTCGCCCTTCTTCCAGTTGCACGCGCACAGCTCATCCGACTGCAGGGCGTCGAGGACGCGCAGGACCTCGTCGACGTTGCGGCCGACCGAACCGGCGGTGACCGACACGAACTGGATCTCGTTGTTCGGGTCGATGATGAAGGTCGCGCGGTCGGCGACACCGTCGGCGTTGAGGACGCCGGTGGCCTCGACGAGCTCACGCTTGAGGTCCGAGAGCATCGGGAAGGGGAGGGCCTTGAGGTCCTCGTGCTGGGCGCGCCACTGGAAGTGGACGAACTCCGAGTCGATCGAGGCGCCCAGGACCTGGGTGTCGCGGTCGGCGAACTCGTCGTTCAGGTTGCCGAAGGCGGCGATCTCGGTGGGGCACACGAAGGTGAAGTCCTTCGGCCAGAAGAAGACGACGCGCCACTTGCCCGCGTAGTCGTCGCTGGTGACCGTGGTGAAGTAGTCCTCCGGCTGCTGCGCGTCGACCTTCGAGAGGTCGCCGCCGATGACAGCGGTGAGGTTGTACGCCGGGAACTGGTCGCCGATGGTCAGAAGAGCCATGGAATTACTCCTTCATAGCGGAATTGTGTTGCGGAAAAGGAAGTTTCGATGCGGAGACGGTCGGTCTCGCGCTGCACAAACCATTCTGCCTGAAACCCAGTGAAAAGCAAATGTGATAGCAGTCGCTATATTGATAGGCATGACCGATCAAAGTTATCAGCCGTCGATCACCGCGCTGCGTGCCTTCGTCGCCATCGCCAAGCACCTGCACTTCGGCTCGGCGGCCGCCGAGCTCGGGGTCAGTCAGCCGTCGCTGTCGCAGGCGCTGTCCGGGCTGGAGTCCGGACTGGGCCTGAAGCTGGTGGAACGCACCACGCGGCGGGTGATGCTCACCGCGGAGGGCCGGCGACTTCTGGGGTCGGCGATCGCCGCGTGCGACGCCGTCGACGACTTCCTGCTCGACGCCGCGGGCGATCTGGACCCGCTGTCGGGCACCGTGCGGCTCGGCTTCATCCCGACGGTCGCGCCGTACATCCTGCCGCGCGTGCTGCGGGGCCTGGGAGAGCAGCGGCCCGATTTGGAACTGCTCGTGGTGGAGGACCAGACCGACCGGCTGCTCGGCCAGCTCCGGGAGGGGACCATCGACGCGGCGATCCTGGCGTTGCCCGCGGGCGCCCCCGGCATCGGCGAGATCCCGATGTACTTCGTGGACTTCGTCCTCGCGGTGCCGACGGGTCACCCGCTCGCGGACAAGACCCGCCTGGCACCGAAGCTGCTCGAGGATCTGCCGCTGCTGCTCCTCGACGAGGGGCACTGCCTGCGCGATCAGGCGCTCGACGTCTGCCAGGCGGCGGGGGTCTCGCCCAATGTTCGACCCACCCGTGCGGCATCCCTGACGACCGCGGTGCAGTGCGTGGAGGGCGGGCTCGGCGTCACCCTGATCCCGCGGACGGCGGTCGCCGTCGAGACCGCGTCCGGGGGCCTCGCGACCGCCGAGTTCGCCCAGCCGCGACCGGGCCGACGGATCGGCCTGGTCTACCGCGAGTCGTCGGGTCGGGGCGAGGCCTACCGTCAGCTGGCGAGCGAGATCGCCGCCCTGGTCGCCGAGAGCGGCGACGTGGAACCGGTGATTCAGACCTCCTGAGAGGTCGCTTCCTGGGAGGTCAGGGCTTCCCACTCGTCGATCAGGCTGGAGTCCACGCCGCGGATCAGATCGCCGAGCTCATCGGTGATGTCCTCGATCTCGTCGGTGACGGCGGACATCGGCAGGCCGCTGTTCAGGGCGCGGTAGCAGTCGGTGAGGTAGCGGAGCACCACGCCCTCGCTGCGGGCCAGACCGAACTCGGAGATGAAGTCGGCGAAGGTCAACGACCGTTCGCGCATGTGCCGCAGCACCGACTTCGGGGACGGCGGGGTGTTGGCCAGCCACGGGTGGCCGCGACGGTAGGTCTCGTAGGCGAAGCCGATCTCCTCGGCCAGCGGCTGCGGCCAGGTGATCTCCTCGAGGCGCTCCATCCGCTCCTCGTACTCGATGCCGTCGGCCTTCATCTCGCCGATCGCCTTGTCGCGCGCCTGTTTCCGCTGCGCCATCAGCACCTGGCGGGGGTCGTCGAGGGTGCATTCGAGGATCGAGATGACGTCGAGCGCGTAGGTGCTCGAGTCGGTGTCGAGGAGCTCGAACGCCGCGACCGCGAACGCCGACAGCGGATTGGTGAGCGCGAAGTTCTCCGGCAGATCGATCGAGAGTTCGACGTGCTTGCCATCGGGGGCGGGTGCGTCGAGTTTGGTGACGATGCCCGTCTCGCGGAGGTCGCGGTACAGCGCGATGGTGTGCTTGATGTGCCGCAGCTGCCGTGACCGCGGTTCGTGGTTGCACTCGAGGAGGTGGCGGAGGGCCGCGAAGCAGTCGCCCGGCCGTTCCAGGACGCTCATCAGCATCGACGTCGTCATCCGGAAGTGCGACTTCAGCTCTTCGTCCGGGGCGTCGACCAGCGCCGTGAAGGTCTGCTCGCCCCAGCTGACGAAACCTTCGGGAGGCTTGCGGCGCACCAGCTTTCGCAGTTTCTTGGGATCGTCGCCCGCCTTGGCGACGGCACGCGCGTTCTCGACGTCGTGTTCGGGTGCCTGGGCCACGACGTAGCCGACGGTGTCGTAGCCCGCCCGGCCGGCGCGGCCGGCGATCTGGTGGAACTCGCGGGCCCGGAGCCTGCGGACGCGATGGCCGTCGTACTTGGTGAGGCCGGCGAACAGCACGGTGCGGATCGGCACGTTGATGCCGACGCCGAGGGTGTCGGTGCCCGCGACCACCTTCAGCAGGCCGGCCTGCGCCAGCCGTTCGACGAGGCGACGGTAGCGGGGGAGCATGCCCGCGTGGTGCACGCCGATCCCCGAGCGCAGGAGCTTCGAGAGGGTGCTGCCGAAACCGGCGCGGAACGTGAAGTCGCCGATCGCCTCGGCGATCGCGGCCTTCTCCTCCTTGGTGCAGATCTTCACCGACAGCAGCGACTGTGCGCGTTCGACGGCCGACTGCTGGGTGAAGTGCACCACGTACACCGGTGCCTGACCGGCGGCGATCAACTCGGCGATCGTCTCGTGGATCGGTGTCATCGCGTACCGGTGCTCCAGCGGCACCGGTCGCTCGGCGCCCGTCACCGGAACCGTGGCGCGTCCAGTGCGACGCGTGAGGTCGTCGACGAAGAAGTCCATGCTGCCGAGCGTCGCCGACATCAGCAGGAACTGCGGCTGGTCGTCGGGATCGGCGTCGGGCGACGGGTCGGGGAGCTCGATCAGCGGGACCTGCCACGCCCAGCCCCGGTCGGACTCGCCGTAGTAGTGGAACTCGTCGGCGACGAGGACCCCGACGTCGGACGACGAACCGTCGCGCAGAGCGATGTTCGCGACGATCTCGGCCGTCGCGCAGATGATCGGCGCCTGAGCGTTGACGGACGCGTCACCGGTCAGCAGGCCGACGTTCTCGGCGCCGAACTGCCTGCACAGGTCGAAGAACTTCTCGCTGACCAGCGCCTTGATCGGCGCCGTGTAATACGAGCGCTTGCCGCGGCACAGGGCGAAGTAGATGGCGCCGGACGCGACGAGTGACTTCCCGGATCCGGTCGGCGTCGCCAGGATGACGTTGCTGCCGGAGACCAGTTCGAGGAGTGCCTCCTCCTGATGCGGATAGAGGTCGATTCCGCGGGACGCCCACCACGTCGTGAAGTTCTCGAAGGCGAGGTCTTCGTCGGTGGTGGGCGTCAGCGGAGCGAGATCGGAGTCGGTCTCCTCGGCGGTGCTCAGTTCAGATCACGTCCTTGATCCTGGTTGGGGTTCTGCTCGTCGGGCTGCTGCTCGTCGGGGCCCGCGTCGAAGCCGCCGAGATCGGCCGCGTGCTCGGCGAGGAACTTCTCGAACTCGGCGCCCAGCTCGTCGCCGGAGGGGACCTCCTGGTCGGCGGCCAGCAGCGAGGCCTGCTCGTTCTTGGCCCGCATGTAGGCGTCGTACTGGTTCTCCAGCGAGTGGACCACCGAGGCGACCTCGGCGTTCGACTCCACTTCGCCGTCGATCTGGGCGCGGACCTGTTCGGCGGCGTTCTCCAACGCGGCCGTCGGCAGGTCGAGCCCGGTGACCTTCGCCATCGTCGTCAGCAGAGCGGCGGACGCGCCGGGGTAATTGGACTGCGACAGGTAATGCGGGACGTGCGCGGAGAGACCCACGGTCCGGTATCCGGCCTCGCCGAGGCGCAGTTCCAGCAGCATCGACGCGCTGGCCGGAAGCTTCATCGGGTTGCCCCAGCGGTTGAGGTCGCCGAGGGCGTCGGTGTCGTTGCCGTGTGCGGTGATCGACGCCGGACGGGTGTGCGGGACGGCCATCGGGATCGAGTTCAGTCCCACCACCTGCGAGACGTGGAAGTGCTCGGCGAGCGCGGTGATCGCCGTGGTGAACTGCTCCCAGCGCAGATCGGGTTCGGGTCCGTCCAGCAGCAGGAACGGCACGCCCGCGTTGTCGCGGACCGCGTGCACGGTGAGCTTGTGCATCTCGATGCCGTCGAAGGTCTCACCGCTGAACGAGATCGTCGGGCGGCGCGAACGGTAGTCGATCAACTCGTCCGAGTTGAACGTCGCGACCAGCTCCGAGTCCAGGGCCTCGCGCAGATGTGTCGCCGCCAGCGCCACCGCGTGGCCCGCATCGGCGTAACCCTCCAGAGCGTGCACCAGCACCGGACCGTCGCCGTCTTCGTTGTGCACGGCCGGGACCGGGAATTCGAGATCGTAGAGCTCGCGTGGGTTCGGGAACCGCTCGTCCATGCTCTCTCCCTTCACTGTGACTGCCTATTGTCCCGCATGGGACTCTCCGGCTACAACACGGTGGCCCGGCGGGTCATTCCCGCACCACCGGTCCCAGATGGCACAGTGGA is part of the Gordonia phthalatica genome and harbors:
- the hrpA gene encoding ATP-dependent RNA helicase HrpA, giving the protein MSEPILAAESISTLTITYPPELPVSECRDEIAAAISAHQVVVIAGETGSGKTTQLPKICLELGRTSIGHTQPRRIAATSVAKRIADELGTELGAAVGYQVRFSDKVGKDTRIKVMTDGILLREIGRDPQLRGYDTIIIDEAHERSLNIDFLLGYLKRLLPRRPDLKLIITSATIEPDRFAKHFAQADETVPILEVSGRTYPVEVRYRPRETDDSDHDDLDQIAAIDAAVGELWSHGRGDILVFLPTERDIRDTADALKRRSDADIVPLFARLSVAEQQKVFSPSNGRRIVLATNVAETSLTVPGIRYVIDTGTARISRYSTRTKVTRLPVERVSQASARQRAGRCGRVAPGICIRLYSEDDFDARPEYTDPEILRSNLAAVILSMLSLRLGDVTDFPFVQPPDPRAIRDGMMLLSELGAVTDTDSATARLTKVGKELARLPVEPRLGRMLVAGHDNGCLDHMLVIAAALALPDVREFPTDKRDAATAAHRRHAVPGSEFLGQVKLWEYLAEQRKALSGNQFRKMCGREFLHYLRIREWLDLHRQLSRTVRDLRWQTPTTAVDPAAIHRSVLSGLLTNVGVKQGDTREFLGTRGTKFSIFPGSFLANKPPNFVVAAELMETSRLFAHTVASVDPLWVEEIAGDLVTRTYSEPHWSTRRGAVMAHEKVSLYGVPLVAQRRVNYGPIDPKTSREIFIQEALVAGRWRNRHAFTKHNAELIAEAEETEQRARRRNLRISDDDLFEFYAARIPANVVSTRHFDSWWKKAGRTDPTLLNLRPEEFLDDDAPSAADFPAAWQQGETRLELRYHFEPGAPDDGVTVVIPRPLLQHVRDSGFDWLVPGMRAELATALVKSLPKGLRKSMSPAARYADLALSRLTARAEPLLTGLARELSTISGVTLSPRDFRPDNLPAHLRMHFAVVDAKGAIIARGDRLAAIRDDLDGGSGNTPATPIHRTWSADGLGTLAESETATVAGQQITRYPTLLAVPGQGVRTAVAASTAERDAGIRAAAAELLRRSVQPPSRRLANSLPPASKLALSQNPYRDIDALLADCTARAITDTLAAEKHLADLRTPTDFAELSARVSPVIRSRAPEYFVAAVAALAEYSPVRRAIDARSGTLAADDVADQTSNLVFDGFIGATALVHLRSLPRYLTAARLRLEGLATAGARDNEALASIDRVVAAWNRREAQLPASRHADLAELVQWRLEELRVSLFAQQLGTSGSVSEQRIIKAIDKF
- a CDS encoding SRPBCC family protein; translated protein: MRAAVEEAGAAARIVSAERVVAAPRSTIFELIADPARQPEWDGNDNLASADAGQRVHAVGDVFTMHLTKTGAVRENRIVEFDEGRLIAWNPSEVGGVPPGHLWRWELVDDAAGTRVVHTYDWSELHDPKREVRARATTADKLRASIDRLAALAEGGAR
- a CDS encoding alpha-hydroxy acid oxidase, with the translated sequence MTADDDRPELRPRDRIRRRLPRPAEVAPLLKFRTPELNARRRRLASAHTIDDLRTIARRRTPRAVFDYVDGGAEQEISMARARRAFDDLEFHPRVLRDVKEVDTSTTVLDGPSALPLVFAPTGFTRMMNHEGEVAVARAAARAGIPYTLSTMGTTDMEEVRAAAPSARHWFQLYLWKDRAAGEQLIGRASAAGYEALMLTVDTPIGGARMRDVRNGLTIPPTLTAKSFAGMVIHPAWWISVLTTEPLEFAALSTFSGTVEELIGRMFDPTVTVDDLDWLRDEWPRKLVVKGIQSVEDARMVVEHGADAIVLSNHGGRQLDRAPTPLELLPRVVDEVGDRCEVLIDTGVRTGADLVAARALGATAAMVGRPYLYGLMAAGEPGVDRTLEILRVEYERTLRLLGLPSTAAIGREQASLRSR
- a CDS encoding carboxymuconolactone decarboxylase family protein, whose amino-acid sequence is MSIDNLKNALPEYAKDLKLNLGSISRTTVLNEQQLWGTLLATAAATRNATVLREIADEAADTLSAEAYNAALGAASIMGMNNVFYRGRGFLDGKYDDLRPGLRMNIIGNPGVDKVDFELWSLAVSAINGCEHCVGAHENVVREGGQSREVVFEALKVASIVAGVGQAITAAEALATAGV
- a CDS encoding peroxiredoxin, with product MALLTIGDQFPAYNLTAVIGGDLSKVDAQQPEDYFTTVTSDDYAGKWRVVFFWPKDFTFVCPTEIAAFGNLNDEFADRDTQVLGASIDSEFVHFQWRAQHEDLKALPFPMLSDLKRELVEATGVLNADGVADRATFIIDPNNEIQFVSVTAGSVGRNVDEVLRVLDALQSDELCACNWKKGDPTINAGELMSAGV
- a CDS encoding hydrogen peroxide-inducible genes activator, with translation MTDQSYQPSITALRAFVAIAKHLHFGSAAAELGVSQPSLSQALSGLESGLGLKLVERTTRRVMLTAEGRRLLGSAIAACDAVDDFLLDAAGDLDPLSGTVRLGFIPTVAPYILPRVLRGLGEQRPDLELLVVEDQTDRLLGQLREGTIDAAILALPAGAPGIGEIPMYFVDFVLAVPTGHPLADKTRLAPKLLEDLPLLLLDEGHCLRDQALDVCQAAGVSPNVRPTRAASLTTAVQCVEGGLGVTLIPRTAVAVETASGGLATAEFAQPRPGRRIGLVYRESSGRGEAYRQLASEIAALVAESGDVEPVIQTS
- a CDS encoding DEAD/DEAH box helicase, with the translated sequence MSTAEETDSDLAPLTPTTDEDLAFENFTTWWASRGIDLYPHQEEALLELVSGSNVILATPTGSGKSLVASGAIYFALCRGKRSYYTAPIKALVSEKFFDLCRQFGAENVGLLTGDASVNAQAPIICATAEIVANIALRDGSSSDVGVLVADEFHYYGESDRGWAWQVPLIELPDPSPDADPDDQPQFLLMSATLGSMDFFVDDLTRRTGRATVPVTGAERPVPLEHRYAMTPIHETIAELIAAGQAPVYVVHFTQQSAVERAQSLLSVKICTKEEKAAIAEAIGDFTFRAGFGSTLSKLLRSGIGVHHAGMLPRYRRLVERLAQAGLLKVVAGTDTLGVGINVPIRTVLFAGLTKYDGHRVRRLRAREFHQIAGRAGRAGYDTVGYVVAQAPEHDVENARAVAKAGDDPKKLRKLVRRKPPEGFVSWGEQTFTALVDAPDEELKSHFRMTTSMLMSVLERPGDCFAALRHLLECNHEPRSRQLRHIKHTIALYRDLRETGIVTKLDAPAPDGKHVELSIDLPENFALTNPLSAFAVAAFELLDTDSSTYALDVISILECTLDDPRQVLMAQRKQARDKAIGEMKADGIEYEERMERLEEITWPQPLAEEIGFAYETYRRGHPWLANTPPSPKSVLRHMRERSLTFADFISEFGLARSEGVVLRYLTDCYRALNSGLPMSAVTDEIEDITDELGDLIRGVDSSLIDEWEALTSQEATSQEV
- a CDS encoding proteasome assembly chaperone family protein, whose protein sequence is MDERFPNPRELYDLEFPVPAVHNEDGDGPVLVHALEGYADAGHAVALAATHLREALDSELVATFNSDELIDYRSRRPTISFSGETFDGIEMHKLTVHAVRDNAGVPFLLLDGPEPDLRWEQFTTAITALAEHFHVSQVVGLNSIPMAVPHTRPASITAHGNDTDALGDLNRWGNPMKLPASASMLLELRLGEAGYRTVGLSAHVPHYLSQSNYPGASAALLTTMAKVTGLDLPTAALENAAEQVRAQIDGEVESNAEVASVVHSLENQYDAYMRAKNEQASLLAADQEVPSGDELGAEFEKFLAEHAADLGGFDAGPDEQQPDEQNPNQDQGRDLN